One stretch of Qipengyuania gelatinilytica DNA includes these proteins:
- a CDS encoding ribonucleotide-diphosphate reductase subunit beta yields MSLLEARKTYKPFEYPWAYEFWKRQQQIHWMPEEVPLGEDCRDWAQKLTEHERNLLTQIFRFFTQADVEVQDCYHDKYGRVFKPTEVKMMLTAFSNMETVHIAAYSHLLDTIGMPESEYSAFLDYEEMADKHNYMQQFGVDNDEDIARTLAMFGAFTEGMQLFASFAMLMNFPRFNKMKGMGQIVSWSVRDESLHCEGIIRMFHEFVRERDCLTKAVKEDIIDICQKTVRLEDNFIDLAFEMGPVSGMTAKDIKKYIRYIADWRLGQLNLDPIYMVDDHPLPWLAPLLNGVEHANFFETRATEYSKGATKGNWNDVWSSFDKRQSAKAANEEEAADDGPGLFEDGEGAVAAE; encoded by the coding sequence ATGTCGTTGCTCGAAGCCAGAAAGACCTACAAGCCCTTTGAATATCCCTGGGCCTATGAATTCTGGAAACGCCAGCAACAGATCCACTGGATGCCGGAAGAAGTGCCGCTGGGCGAAGACTGCCGCGACTGGGCGCAGAAGCTGACCGAGCATGAGCGTAACCTGCTCACGCAGATCTTCCGTTTCTTCACCCAGGCCGATGTCGAGGTGCAGGATTGCTACCACGACAAGTATGGCCGCGTGTTCAAGCCGACCGAAGTGAAGATGATGCTCACCGCGTTCTCCAACATGGAAACGGTGCACATCGCGGCATACAGCCACCTGCTCGACACGATCGGCATGCCGGAAAGCGAATACAGCGCCTTCCTCGATTACGAGGAAATGGCCGACAAGCACAATTACATGCAGCAGTTCGGCGTCGACAATGATGAAGACATTGCTCGCACGCTCGCCATGTTCGGCGCGTTTACCGAAGGCATGCAGCTGTTCGCCAGCTTCGCCATGCTGATGAACTTCCCGCGCTTCAACAAGATGAAGGGCATGGGGCAGATCGTCAGCTGGTCGGTACGCGATGAAAGCCTCCACTGCGAAGGCATCATCCGCATGTTCCACGAGTTCGTGCGCGAGCGCGACTGCCTGACCAAGGCGGTCAAGGAAGACATCATCGACATCTGCCAGAAGACGGTGCGGCTGGAGGACAACTTCATCGACCTCGCCTTCGAAATGGGCCCCGTGTCCGGCATGACGGCGAAGGATATCAAGAAGTACATCCGCTACATTGCCGACTGGCGCCTGGGCCAGCTCAACCTCGACCCGATCTACATGGTCGATGACCACCCGCTGCCCTGGCTCGCCCCGCTCTTGAACGGTGTGGAGCACGCCAACTTCTTCGAAACCCGCGCGACCGAATATTCCAAGGGCGCGACCAAGGGCAACTGGAACGACGTGTGGTCGAGCTTCGACAAACGCCAGAGCGCCAAGGCCGCGAACGAGGAAGAAGCCGCAGACGACGGCCCGGGCCTGTTCGAAGACGGCGAAGGGGCTGTGGCGGCGGAGTAG
- a CDS encoding DUF2171 domain-containing protein yields MFEKLRIKEHMEVANCEGLHVGTVDEVKDDAIKLTKSDSSDDMHHFLSLDDVEKIDDNRIYLKEGARIPEGLGNKAVMEDA; encoded by the coding sequence ATGTTTGAGAAGCTACGCATCAAGGAACATATGGAAGTCGCCAACTGTGAAGGTCTCCACGTCGGGACCGTCGACGAAGTGAAGGACGACGCCATCAAACTGACCAAGTCGGACAGCTCGGACGATATGCACCACTTCCTTTCGCTGGATGACGTCGAGAAGATCGACGACAACCGCATCTACCTGAAGGAAGGCGCACGCATTCCCGAAGGTCTCGGCAACAAGGCAGTCATGGAAGACGCCTAA